A section of the Phacochoerus africanus isolate WHEZ1 chromosome 4, ROS_Pafr_v1, whole genome shotgun sequence genome encodes:
- the LOC125124405 gene encoding olfactory receptor 10V1-like → MGNENRTKEIQFYFHPFSPILEIQMLIFVAFLLMYVGSLIGNATIFLTVWAERSLHTPMYFFLANLAALEIFYSSTVAPLALVNLLTMGRIPISVTGCGAQMFFFVLLGSADCILLGIMAYDRFVAIRDPLRYSLIMRWQLCAQLAVGALVLGFILALQLTVLIFHLPFCAHNRIPHFYCDVLPILRLAFGDTRTPEAMIFIVSVIVLTIPFSLISVSYIFIVAAILKIRSTEGRRKAFSTCSSHLTVVLLQYGCCSLIYLRPSSSYNPEMGRVVSVVYTFVTPVLNPLIYSMRNQELKDALNKVMKRHLLN, encoded by the coding sequence ATGGGGAACGAAAACCGAACCAAAGAGATCCAGTTCTACTTTCACCCATTTTCACCCATTCTGGAGATACAAATGCTGATTTTTGTGGCTTTCCTGCTCATGTATGTTGGAAGTCTCATTGGTAATGCCACGATCTTTCTCACTGTCTGGGCTGAGCGTTCGCTCCACACGCCCATGTATTTCTTTCTGGCCAATTTGGCGGCTCTGGAGATCTTCTACTCTTCCACTGTTGCCCCCCTGGCTTTGGTCAACCTCCTGACCATGGGGAGAATACCCATCTCTGTCACCGGCTGTGGCGCACAGAtgttcttctttgtccttctggGCAGTGCTGACTGTATCCTCCTGGGGATCATGGCTTATGATCGGTTTGTAGCCATCAGGGATCCCCTGCGCTACAGTCTCATCATGAGATGGCAGCTGTGCGCCCAGCTGGCTGTGGGAGCCCTGGTCCTTGGTTTCATTCTAGCCCTACAACTGACCGTTCTTATTTTCCATCTGCCGTTTTGCGCCCACAACAGAATCCCTCACTTCTACTGTGATGTACTCCCGATCTTGCGGCTAGCGTTCGGAGATACTCGAACGCCAGAAGCCATGATCTTCATCGTTAGCGTCATCGTCCTTACCATCCCCTTCTCTCTGATCTCCGTCTCGTACATCTTCATCGTGGCCGCCATCCTGAAAATCCGCTCCACGGAGGGACGGCgcaaggccttctccacctgctcttCTCACCTGACTGTGGTTCTCCTCCAGTACGGCTGCTGTAGCCTCATCTACCTACGCCCCAGCTCCAGCTACAACCCAGAAATGGGCCGCGTGGTGTCCGTTGTCTACACCTTTGTCACCCCTGTCTTGAATCCCTTGATCTACAGCATGAGAAACCAAGAGCTGAAAGATGCATTAAATAAGGTAATGAAGAGACATTTACTGAACTAG